CCCACCGGCTCACCTTCTTAGCGGAGGAGGCCAGGAGGGAGGGGAGGGTGGTTCAAGTAGACAATCCCCTGCCCTGAAGGGCAGGGGATCTTTGGCGGAGAGGGCGGGATTCGAACCCGCGAGGCAGGTTTAAGCCCGCCTACACGATTTCCAGTCGTGTCCCTTCAGCCACTCGGGCACCTCTCCAAGTGCCAAGCCTGAGTTTAACAAGGCCCGTTTTTATCGTCAAGTAAGCTGAAGGTGTGCGGGTGGTGGTGGCCCACGAGAACCTGGACTTTGACGCCCTGGGTTCCATGGTCCTGGCGGGAAGGCTCTTTCCGGGAAGCGTTCTGGCCTTGATTGGGGGCCTCGAGGGGCCCTTGAAGGAGATCGCCCCCCTTTTGGAGGATCGTCTGGATCTGGTCCCGGCTGCAGAGATTCCTGTGGAAAAGGTGACCGAGGTGGTCCTGGTGGACAACGCCCGGCCTGAGCGCATCGGTCCCTTTAAGGCCCTAGTGGGGCGGGTGCCCTTTTTGGTCTTCGACCACCACCCCCGGGCACCGGGGGATGTGCCCGCGGTGGGGGGGAGGGTGGCCCAGGTAGGGGCCACGGTGAGCCTCCTGGTTCCCCTGATCCGGGAGCGGGGCCTGACCCTCACGCCCTTGGAGGCCACCTTGGCCTATGCGGGGATCTGGGAGGATACCGGGGGGTTCAGCTTTCCCTCCACCACGCCCCAGGACCTCGAGGCCGCTTACTTTTTAGCCCAGCAAGGGGCGGAGATCCCCCGGGTGCGGGAGTGGGTGCGGCCCCAGTTGGGGGAGGAGGCCCGGGAGGTCCTGAAGAGCCTTATCCGCACCGCCAAGGTGGTGGAACGGCAGGGGTTCCGGCTCCTCCTCGCCCGGGCTCAGGAGGAGGGCTATGTGCCGGCCTTGGCTCCCCTCGCCCATGCTCTTTTGGACCTGCACGAGGCCCATGGGGTGTTGCTGGTGCTTCGGCTTGCCCGGGAGGTCCTCCTCATCGCCCGGAGCCGAGAGCGGTTGGATGTGGGCCGCTGGCTTTCCCAGGTGGGAGGTGGGGGGCACCCCCGGGCAGCCTTTGCCCGGGTGCGGGGGGTACGCAATGCGGTGCGGCGCCTTCTGGAAAGCCTTCCCCGGTACCTGGAGCCCGAGCCCACCCTAGCCGAGGTCATGACCTCGCCCGTGGAAACCCTGCGTCCCACCACCGTGCGGGAAGCCCTGCGGGTTCTAGAGGAGCGGGGGTACGGGGCCATGCCGGTGGTGGAGCCCCTGGAGGGAGGAAGGGTGCGGGTCTTGGGCCTGGCCCGGCGAAGGGACCTCAGGAAGGCGGAAAGGCTCGGCCTGGCGGAGCATCCCGTGGAGGGCTTTTTGGCCCGGGCCCTTGTCCTGCCTCCGGAGACCCCTCTCTCCGAGGTGGAGCCCCACCTGAAGGCGGGAGGGGGGAGGGTTCTGGTGGGGGAGAGGTTGGGGGAGGGTGTTAAGCTTCTTGGGATCTTCACCCGTACCGACCTCTACCGCAAGAGGCCCGCTTTGGAGAAGCCTCTGGGGGAGCGGATCCTGGAGGCCTTGCCGGAAGGGGCCAGGCGAGTGGTCCTGGCCCTTAGGGAGGTGTTTCCGCAAGGGATCTACCTGGTGGGGGGGGCGGTGCGGGATGCCCTTTTGGACCGGTCGGGCCCCGACCTGGACCTGGTTCTGGAACCGGGGGTCAGGGTGGGGGAGGTGGCCCGCTTTTTGGTGGAGCGCTTCGGGGGCAGCTTTGGCCTCCACTATGCCTTCGGCACCGCCCGGGTGCGCGTGAGTTTTGGCCTTACCGTGGACCTGGCGGAAAGCCGGGAGGAGGTCTACCCCTATCCCGGCGCCTTACCCCAGGTGCGTCCGGCCCCTATCGCCAAGGACCTGGAGAGGCGGGATTACACGGTGAACGCCATGGCCCTGTCCTTGGCCACCTTAGAGCTTTTGGATCCCTATGGGGGCCTCGAGGATCTAAGGAACCGCCTCCTCCGTCCCCTTCATCCCCTTTCCTTCGTGGAGGACCCGAGCCGCATCGTCCGGGGGGCGCGCCTGGCCGCCCGGTTGGCCTTCCGTTTTTCCGAGGAGGCCTTAAAGGCCTTGCCCCCAGCCCTCCTTCCCGAGGTGCTCAAGGGTGCCAGCAAGAGCCGCCTGCGCGACGAGCTCTTCTTGACCCTGGAGGAGGACACCTTCCTCGAGGCCCTTTCCCTTTTGGAGGAGCTTGGGGCTTTGGGTCCCCTCTACGGGCTAAAGCTTCCACCCAGGGACCCCTTTGTACGGCTTAGGTGGGAGCCTCTGGAAGAGGAGGGGTTCCCGCCTGGGCGGGCGAGGATGGAAGCCCGCCTTCTCCTTCTCCTCTACTTCCAGGAAAACCCCCTGGAAAAGGCCTTGGCCCTGGGGCTTCCCAAGCGGTTGCAGGAGGCTTTGGCCCTGCTTCTCAAAGGCTCCTGGGAAGAGGTGGACAAGGAGGCTTTGGGGAAGGAGCCCTTGCGCAGTGTTTTTCTGGCCCTATTCCCTGAGAAGGAGGGCTGGCTTACGGAAAAAAGACGGGTCCTCATGGGGCGGGATCTCTTGCAGCTGGGCCTGAAGCCGGGTCCCAGGGTGGGGGAGATCCTGCGCCAGGTGGCTGAGGCGCGGGCCCGGGGGGAGGTAAGGACCTTCGAGGAGGAACTGGCCTTAGCCCGTAGACTGATAGGCGATGGGTCTTTTTCCGTACCTCAATGACCCCCCGGTCTTCCTGGTGGCCTTCGCCTTTGCTGTTTTTGGCCTGGTGGTCCACAACCTGTTCCAAGCCTACCTGGCGGACCGGTATGGGGAGACGGCCCCCCGGCGTTACGGTTTTCTTTCCCTGGACCTCCGGGCCCACCTGGAGCCCTTGGGCCTGGTCCTCTTGGTCCTTCTGGGCTTCGGCTGGCCCCGGTTCGTGCCCACGAACCTTCCCGGGAGGAAGGGGGCCATGGTGGCCCTCATGGGGCCTTTGGGGTTTTTTGTGGCGGCCTTCCTCTATGGCCTTCTCGCCCGCTTTCTGCCCTATCCCTTCGGCGAAGGGCTTTTGCTGGCCCAAAGGCTCATGCTCCTTCACGCCGCCATCTACCTTTTCCCCGTGCCTCCCTTGGATGGGGCCAAGGCCCTCTATGCCGTGGGCGGGTATGAGGCCCGGCGCTTTCTGGAGCAGCTTGCGGCCTACGGACCCCTGGGTTTCATCCTGATCTTTCTGGTTCTCTCCTATACCGGGGTTACCGGGGCGGTGGTCCAAGGGCTTGCGGGTTTCTTGGCCACGTTATACCGGGTCATCGGGCTATGATCGCCCTTTTGCAGCGGGATCCCCTGGCCTTTCTTTTAACCTTTGCCATCTTGGTGTTCAGCCTGGTCCTTCACGAGCTGGGCCACGCCTACGCGGCCTACCTCTTCGGGGACGCCACCGCCAAGCGCCAAGGGAGGCTTACCCTTAACCCCTTACGGCACCTGGATCCCCTGGGAACGGCGCTTCTCCTCCTGGTGGGCTTCGGCTGGGCCAAACCCGTGCCCATCTACCCCCCGGCCTTCCGCCACTACCGCCTGGGGCTTTTCGGGGTTTCCATTGCCGGGATCGTCGTCAACCTGGTTTTGGCCGTGCTCTTTGCCCTCCTGGTTCGGGGGCTATTTGCCCTGGATCCCGTGGGAGTGGTGATGACCCTGCGGGGGGAGGGGCAGACTGGGCTTGGCCTGCTGGCCCTGGCGGCCTTTTTCGCCAGTTCCATTAACCTGGTCCTGGCGGTCTTTAACCTCCTGCCCATCCCCCCCTTGGATGGTTCCAAGATCCTGCAGAGCCTTCTTCCCCTTTCCTGGCAACCCCTTTTGTGGCGGTTGGAGCAGTACGCCTGGCTTTCCTTTCTTCTGATCCTTACCGTGTTGCGGGGGCCTATCCAGGAGGTGTTGCGCTTGGCCCGGCGGATGTTCTTTGGCTTTTTCTTCGGCTAGACTGGGGCCATGCGCACCCTAAGCCTGGTGCTGGCCGTGGTGGCCCTCCTGCTCCTCCTCCCTGCCCTCCTGCCCCTTTTGGGCTGGCTCAACTGGGTGGTCCTGCCCCTGGCCCTTCTGGCCGC
This sequence is a window from Thermus antranikianii DSM 12462. Protein-coding genes within it:
- a CDS encoding CBS domain-containing protein; this translates as MRVVVAHENLDFDALGSMVLAGRLFPGSVLALIGGLEGPLKEIAPLLEDRLDLVPAAEIPVEKVTEVVLVDNARPERIGPFKALVGRVPFLVFDHHPRAPGDVPAVGGRVAQVGATVSLLVPLIRERGLTLTPLEATLAYAGIWEDTGGFSFPSTTPQDLEAAYFLAQQGAEIPRVREWVRPQLGEEAREVLKSLIRTAKVVERQGFRLLLARAQEEGYVPALAPLAHALLDLHEAHGVLLVLRLAREVLLIARSRERLDVGRWLSQVGGGGHPRAAFARVRGVRNAVRRLLESLPRYLEPEPTLAEVMTSPVETLRPTTVREALRVLEERGYGAMPVVEPLEGGRVRVLGLARRRDLRKAERLGLAEHPVEGFLARALVLPPETPLSEVEPHLKAGGGRVLVGERLGEGVKLLGIFTRTDLYRKRPALEKPLGERILEALPEGARRVVLALREVFPQGIYLVGGAVRDALLDRSGPDLDLVLEPGVRVGEVARFLVERFGGSFGLHYAFGTARVRVSFGLTVDLAESREEVYPYPGALPQVRPAPIAKDLERRDYTVNAMALSLATLELLDPYGGLEDLRNRLLRPLHPLSFVEDPSRIVRGARLAARLAFRFSEEALKALPPALLPEVLKGASKSRLRDELFLTLEEDTFLEALSLLEELGALGPLYGLKLPPRDPFVRLRWEPLEEEGFPPGRARMEARLLLLLYFQENPLEKALALGLPKRLQEALALLLKGSWEEVDKEALGKEPLRSVFLALFPEKEGWLTEKRRVLMGRDLLQLGLKPGPRVGEILRQVAEARARGEVRTFEEELALARRLIGDGSFSVPQ
- a CDS encoding membrane protein yields the protein MGLFPYLNDPPVFLVAFAFAVFGLVVHNLFQAYLADRYGETAPRRYGFLSLDLRAHLEPLGLVLLVLLGFGWPRFVPTNLPGRKGAMVALMGPLGFFVAAFLYGLLARFLPYPFGEGLLLAQRLMLLHAAIYLFPVPPLDGAKALYAVGGYEARRFLEQLAAYGPLGFILIFLVLSYTGVTGAVVQGLAGFLATLYRVIGL
- a CDS encoding site-2 protease family protein, whose product is MIALLQRDPLAFLLTFAILVFSLVLHELGHAYAAYLFGDATAKRQGRLTLNPLRHLDPLGTALLLLVGFGWAKPVPIYPPAFRHYRLGLFGVSIAGIVVNLVLAVLFALLVRGLFALDPVGVVMTLRGEGQTGLGLLALAAFFASSINLVLAVFNLLPIPPLDGSKILQSLLPLSWQPLLWRLEQYAWLSFLLILTVLRGPIQEVLRLARRMFFGFFFG